The following are encoded together in the Pectobacterium wasabiae CFBP 3304 genome:
- a CDS encoding TonB-dependent receptor plug domain-containing protein yields MNKKATRWALFMLPAIYSGAINAATNDLSTTHSSTSHSTTNSDEITVISAGRTEQNLWESPVTMQVVDNEKLSKYTSDSIAEALRDIPGVDITDTALAGRKQIRIRGEEASRVLVLIDGQEVTYQRAGPNYSLGLLIDPSYIERIEVVKGPHSVLYGSQAIGGVINFITRKGGDKPLSGKIKAVYDSATAGWQESGLAYGSIGNFDYRLSGSYSDQGNRSTPDGRLPDTHFRNSGQSAWLGYRLGDHKFGLSLDSFKLSTQTYTDSDEYDSFSVRIPELERKKVGLFYDWQLGGKVLKNLHLDAYQQNIKREFRNDLSQSGNPLRYNGMSLYQGKMAMSTGTDDKQTSRGLTLQADITPLADHTLIAGGQWLSDVVKQNAFSDVHADGFLSPVAPFPISVNPSSVSNNHWRQNSWALFAQDAWKITPDWTWTLGARQYWVESLSYGGQKTGTIRMNGMVMPNNSTFATKKENDSTLVTASSLRYSGFDNIQLRASFAQGYVYPTLTHKFYDTAAGGNTTYGNAGLQAETSDNYEVGMRYKDESWLLDSAVYHSRAKDYITTLNCAGNAICSGSTAEGSRYYANANRATTYGMEMYAEYLGWTLSPYVNGNIIRRELELPTRSTYRTGEPTFTGKIGLKNITLFERMELESDLYFRAASRAKDETADTAVQHSGWATANLEFTSTFGNENQYQVTLALNNLLDKRYTTAHESIPASGFSTAIGAAFSF; encoded by the coding sequence CCGTCACTATGCAGGTTGTCGATAATGAAAAGCTGAGTAAATATACCAGCGATTCTATTGCCGAAGCGCTACGTGATATTCCCGGCGTCGATATTACCGATACCGCATTGGCAGGTCGTAAACAAATACGTATTCGCGGTGAAGAAGCCTCACGCGTATTGGTGTTAATTGACGGACAGGAAGTCACTTATCAACGTGCCGGGCCCAATTACAGTCTCGGATTATTAATTGATCCTTCTTATATCGAGCGCATCGAGGTGGTAAAAGGCCCGCACTCGGTATTATATGGTTCACAGGCTATCGGCGGCGTCATTAACTTTATTACCCGCAAAGGCGGAGACAAGCCGCTGAGTGGCAAAATCAAAGCCGTTTACGACAGCGCCACCGCAGGCTGGCAGGAATCCGGCTTAGCCTACGGGTCCATCGGTAACTTTGACTACCGCCTCAGCGGCAGCTATAGCGACCAAGGCAACCGCAGCACGCCGGATGGTCGTCTGCCGGATACCCATTTTCGTAACAGCGGCCAGTCAGCTTGGCTCGGCTATCGCCTGGGCGATCATAAGTTCGGCCTGTCGCTGGATAGCTTCAAACTCAGTACGCAGACCTATACCGATTCGGATGAATACGACAGTTTTAGCGTGCGAATTCCTGAACTGGAAAGAAAGAAGGTCGGCCTGTTTTATGACTGGCAGCTCGGCGGCAAGGTGCTGAAAAACCTGCATCTGGACGCCTACCAGCAAAATATTAAGCGCGAATTCCGTAACGATTTGTCGCAGAGCGGTAACCCGCTGCGTTATAACGGCATGTCGCTTTATCAGGGCAAAATGGCGATGAGTACAGGAACCGACGACAAGCAGACCAGTCGAGGGTTGACCTTACAGGCAGATATCACACCATTAGCCGATCATACGCTGATTGCCGGGGGACAGTGGCTCTCCGATGTGGTGAAGCAAAACGCCTTCTCCGATGTTCATGCAGACGGTTTTCTCTCTCCTGTCGCACCTTTCCCTATCTCGGTTAACCCTAGTTCGGTATCCAACAACCACTGGCGGCAGAATAGCTGGGCACTGTTCGCACAGGATGCATGGAAAATAACGCCGGACTGGACGTGGACGCTAGGCGCTCGTCAGTATTGGGTTGAGTCGCTCTCATACGGCGGACAAAAGACCGGCACAATAAGAATGAACGGTATGGTGATGCCGAACAACAGCACGTTCGCCACCAAGAAGGAAAATGACAGTACCTTAGTCACCGCCAGCAGTCTGCGCTATTCCGGTTTCGACAATATCCAACTGCGCGCCTCCTTTGCGCAAGGTTATGTCTACCCTACCCTAACGCATAAATTTTACGACACGGCAGCGGGCGGGAATACCACTTATGGTAACGCCGGTCTACAAGCAGAAACGTCGGATAATTATGAAGTCGGCATGCGCTATAAAGATGAGAGCTGGCTGCTGGATAGCGCCGTTTACCATTCACGCGCTAAAGATTACATCACCACGCTTAACTGCGCCGGTAACGCCATCTGTTCCGGCAGTACGGCTGAAGGTAGCCGTTACTACGCTAACGCCAACCGTGCGACCACATACGGGATGGAAATGTATGCGGAATACCTCGGCTGGACGCTGTCTCCTTACGTTAACGGCAACATCATCCGCCGTGAGCTGGAACTGCCGACTCGCAGCACCTATCGCACCGGTGAACCCACCTTTACTGGCAAAATAGGACTCAAAAACATCACGTTATTCGAGCGCATGGAGCTGGAATCAGATCTCTACTTCCGAGCAGCCTCACGTGCGAAGGATGAAACGGCAGATACCGCCGTTCAGCATAGCGGCTGGGCAACGGCCAATCTGGAATTCACCAGCACTTTCGGCAACGAGAATCAGTATCAAGTCACGCTGGCATTGAACAACCTGCTGGATAAACGCTACACCACCGCGCACGAAAGTATTCCGGCATCCGGTTTCAGCACCGCGATTGGCGCAGCGTTCTCATTCTGA
- a CDS encoding heme/hemin ABC transporter substrate-binding protein: MKAIIALMLFGLSSFTCATTPRVVIAGGSLVEIVYALGAGNTVVGIDQTTTYPPETSTLPQISNWQQLTSEGILSLHPTLLMTWQDANPPQVLNQLEQSGVTVARFTRTPSTPAQLLSNIRQAGVLLNRADAAEKLATRLSQQLNAVAERLTTQKNHVNVVFLLSVGGGAAQVAGKNTVVDSLITLAGGKNVATHSQYRTYGGEAMIAANPDVIVVTTQNIANGVEALEVIPGIVQTAAWKNQRIIALDQAILLGMGPRVAEAVEALNRGFYP, translated from the coding sequence ATGAAGGCGATAATCGCGTTAATGCTCTTTGGGCTGTCTTCCTTCACCTGCGCGACCACGCCGCGCGTGGTGATTGCTGGCGGCTCACTGGTAGAAATTGTTTATGCACTCGGCGCAGGCAATACGGTGGTGGGCATCGATCAAACCACCACCTATCCGCCAGAGACGTCAACACTGCCACAAATCAGCAACTGGCAGCAGTTAACGAGCGAAGGTATTTTGTCGCTCCACCCAACGTTGTTGATGACCTGGCAGGATGCCAACCCACCGCAGGTGCTTAATCAGCTTGAGCAGTCTGGTGTAACGGTGGCACGTTTTACCCGCACGCCCAGTACGCCAGCGCAGTTGCTTAGCAATATTCGGCAAGCGGGTGTATTGCTCAATCGCGCTGATGCCGCCGAGAAGTTGGCCACTCGTCTCTCTCAGCAGTTGAATGCCGTAGCAGAGCGACTGACAACGCAGAAGAATCACGTCAACGTCGTGTTTCTGCTGAGTGTCGGCGGCGGCGCGGCGCAGGTTGCGGGGAAAAATACCGTCGTAGATAGCCTGATCACACTGGCGGGTGGTAAGAATGTCGCCACGCATAGTCAGTACCGAACTTACGGCGGTGAGGCGATGATTGCGGCGAATCCTGACGTGATTGTAGTGACCACGCAAAATATCGCAAACGGTGTGGAAGCGCTGGAGGTAATACCGGGGATAGTGCAAACCGCAGCTTGGAAAAATCAACGCATTATCGCGCTCGATCAGGCAATTTTGCTGGGAATGGGGCCGCGCGTTGCCGAGGCGGTCGAAGCATTAAACCGCGGATTTTATCCTTAA
- a CDS encoding ABC-F family ATPase, translating into MLSTNNITMQFGSKPLFENISVKFGGGNRYGLIGANGCGKSTFMKILGGDLVPSGGNVFLDPNERLGKLRQDQFAFEKYSVLDTVIMGHGELWAVKEERDRIYSLAEMSEADGYKVADLEVEYGEMDGYSAESRAGELLLGVGIPVEQHYGLMSEIAPGWKLRVLLAQALFADPDILLLDEPTNNLDIDTIRWLEQVLNERNSTMIIISHDRHFLNMVCTHMADLDYGELRVYPGNYDEYMTAATQARERLLSDNAKKKAQISELQSFVSRFSANASKSKQATSRARQIDKIQLDEVKASSRQNPFIRFDQDKKLFRNALEVEALSKGFDNGLLFSKLGLMIEVGEKVAILGPNGIGKSTLLKTLVGDFEPDSGTVKWSENAKIGYYAQDHEYEFDETLTVFDWMSQWKQEKDDEQAVRSVLGRLLFSQDDIKKKVKVLSGGEKGRMLFGKLMMQRPNILVMDEPTNHLDMESIESLNMALEMYEGTLLFVSHDREFVSSLATRILEMTPNKVNDFTGNYEDYLRSQGIQ; encoded by the coding sequence GTGTTAAGTACCAACAATATTACCATGCAGTTCGGCAGCAAGCCGTTGTTTGAAAACATTTCCGTTAAATTTGGCGGCGGCAACCGTTACGGTTTGATTGGCGCCAATGGCTGCGGCAAATCCACCTTTATGAAGATCCTCGGCGGCGATCTGGTGCCGAGCGGTGGTAACGTCTTCCTCGATCCTAATGAACGTCTGGGTAAACTGCGTCAGGATCAGTTCGCGTTTGAAAAATATAGCGTGCTGGATACCGTCATCATGGGGCATGGCGAGCTATGGGCGGTAAAAGAAGAGCGCGACCGTATCTACTCATTGGCTGAAATGAGCGAAGCCGACGGCTATAAAGTGGCCGATCTGGAAGTAGAATACGGTGAGATGGATGGCTACAGCGCAGAATCACGCGCGGGTGAACTGTTGCTGGGCGTGGGGATCCCTGTTGAGCAGCACTATGGCTTGATGAGTGAAATTGCTCCCGGCTGGAAGCTGCGTGTTCTGTTGGCGCAGGCACTGTTTGCCGATCCCGATATCCTGCTGCTCGACGAACCGACCAACAACCTGGATATCGATACTATCCGCTGGTTGGAGCAGGTGCTTAACGAGCGTAACAGCACCATGATCATCATCTCGCATGACCGTCACTTTCTGAATATGGTCTGTACGCACATGGCGGATCTGGACTACGGTGAACTGCGTGTTTATCCGGGCAACTATGATGAATACATGACGGCCGCGACGCAGGCGCGTGAGCGTTTACTGTCTGATAACGCGAAGAAGAAAGCACAGATTTCTGAACTGCAATCGTTCGTCAGTCGTTTTAGCGCCAACGCCTCTAAATCCAAGCAGGCGACATCGCGCGCGCGCCAGATCGATAAAATCCAACTGGATGAAGTGAAAGCCTCCAGCCGTCAAAACCCGTTTATCCGTTTTGATCAGGATAAGAAACTGTTCCGTAATGCGCTGGAAGTGGAAGCGTTGAGTAAAGGTTTTGATAACGGCCTGCTGTTTAGCAAGCTGGGTCTTATGATCGAAGTGGGTGAAAAAGTCGCCATTTTGGGTCCTAACGGTATTGGTAAATCGACGCTGTTGAAAACGCTGGTCGGTGATTTCGAGCCGGATAGCGGTACGGTGAAGTGGTCAGAGAATGCCAAAATTGGCTACTACGCGCAGGATCACGAATACGAATTCGATGAGACGCTGACGGTGTTTGACTGGATGAGCCAGTGGAAACAGGAAAAAGACGACGAACAGGCGGTGCGCAGCGTACTTGGTCGTTTGCTGTTCAGTCAAGATGATATCAAGAAGAAAGTGAAGGTGTTATCCGGTGGTGAAAAAGGTCGCATGCTGTTCGGTAAACTGATGATGCAGCGTCCGAATATTCTGGTAATGGATGAACCAACCAACCACCTTGATATGGAATCTATTGAATCGCTGAACATGGCGCTGGAAATGTATGAAGGGACGCTGCTGTTCGTTTCTCATGACCGTGAATTTGTTAGCTCGTTGGCAACCCGTATTTTGGAAATGACGCCAAATAAAGTGAACGATTTCACCGGTAACTATGAAGATTACCTGCGTAGTCAGGGTATTCAGTAA
- a CDS encoding PhzF family phenazine biosynthesis protein: MPIVRRFKQVDVFTQQPFKGNPLAVVMEASGLTDAQMQDIARWTNLSETTFVLPATDPVADYHVRIFTPEAEMPFAGHPTLGTAHALLEDGLRPKSPGQLVQQCGIGLVPINIGDDKSLAFHAPQATIVPFDDEHTPLLEKALGITGLGSAHIDKRYPPTAVHMGIRWLVVRVDSADTCLSIIPDADALTAVQSLSQTNGIAIYGPHDDATPADYEVRTFYIECGYLKEDPVTGSANACLAALLRQQHSTNNVTAPLSYLARQGTMLHCDGRITVTYLDDEPWIGGHSVTIIDGTLLR, translated from the coding sequence ATGCCTATAGTACGTCGTTTCAAACAGGTCGACGTTTTCACCCAGCAGCCTTTCAAAGGCAATCCGCTTGCCGTGGTTATGGAGGCGAGTGGGTTGACCGATGCGCAGATGCAGGATATCGCGCGTTGGACAAACCTGTCGGAAACCACGTTTGTCCTGCCTGCTACCGATCCCGTTGCGGATTATCATGTCCGTATTTTTACGCCAGAAGCGGAGATGCCCTTTGCCGGACACCCCACGCTAGGCACGGCACATGCCCTGCTGGAAGACGGATTACGTCCTAAATCCCCGGGCCAGTTGGTGCAACAGTGCGGTATTGGCTTAGTGCCAATCAACATCGGTGATGACAAGAGTCTGGCGTTTCACGCACCGCAGGCTACCATCGTGCCGTTTGATGATGAACACACGCCGCTGCTGGAAAAAGCGCTGGGCATAACCGGTCTTGGTAGTGCTCACATCGATAAGCGCTATCCGCCTACCGCCGTACATATGGGCATTCGCTGGCTGGTGGTTCGTGTAGACAGCGCGGACACCTGTCTGAGCATTATACCGGATGCAGACGCGCTCACCGCCGTGCAGAGCCTCAGCCAGACCAATGGCATTGCTATCTACGGCCCACACGATGACGCGACGCCGGCCGATTATGAAGTCCGCACGTTCTACATTGAATGCGGCTACCTTAAAGAAGATCCTGTCACTGGCAGCGCCAATGCCTGTCTGGCAGCACTGCTTCGCCAGCAGCATTCCACGAATAATGTTACCGCGCCACTCAGTTATCTTGCACGACAAGGGACGATGCTGCACTGCGATGGTCGTATTACCGTGACTTACCTGGACGATGAACCTTGGATCGGCGGACACAGTGTCACAATCATTGACGGTACGTTGCTACGTTAA
- a CDS encoding GNAT family N-acetyltransferase: MEALFADKLYELRHQPHLRLTVQEENDADVLFTLIQQEKPRLRRTLPWPDSVKSVDDTRETIRGNRQEFFAKTAAVYVIRWDDTLAGIVSFNTIQDKEGVIGYWIAEEFEGKGIVSQAVSTLIAAYTDANLIERCVIKASTANIRSNAVAQRLGFRFHHTAKNAEQIGEQWFDHNIYHYPA, from the coding sequence ATGGAAGCGCTATTTGCAGATAAATTGTATGAACTACGCCATCAGCCCCACTTGCGCCTAACGGTACAGGAAGAGAACGACGCCGATGTGCTCTTTACTCTAATTCAGCAAGAAAAGCCACGCCTGCGGCGAACGTTACCTTGGCCGGATTCCGTCAAGAGCGTCGATGACACACGTGAAACCATTCGCGGTAATAGACAGGAATTCTTCGCCAAAACGGCCGCCGTGTACGTCATTCGCTGGGATGACACGCTGGCTGGCATCGTTTCCTTCAACACGATTCAGGATAAAGAAGGCGTCATCGGCTATTGGATCGCCGAAGAATTCGAAGGGAAAGGCATTGTTTCTCAGGCCGTCAGTACGCTGATAGCAGCGTATACCGATGCAAACCTCATTGAGCGCTGCGTCATCAAAGCCTCAACGGCTAACATACGTAGTAATGCCGTCGCCCAACGGCTTGGTTTCCGTTTTCATCACACGGCAAAAAATGCCGAGCAGATTGGCGAGCAGTGGTTCGATCACAATATTTATCACTATCCCGCCTGA
- a CDS encoding glycosyltransferase has product MNTDTGAIFISFDAVAVSGITVEALKIAKLLSQKGLNAYLDLGYDIKIDKGMMNKPYSWEKEIYENNVTLVRLDDIQSIPNYTSNFIEYSHRVLINQKSTVSSKEEKRILCTIDEISQRLAEKIIQQWENLNIGYVIVENGTLPENIIYTKALYQAIEDYGKRHHLGMFAIWRDHDLMWNSEKTTMKYGRPPYPYAVKPVKSPHITYVTLNNNLKKNLEIWCDNEIEVNVKRNTYEFNDQINYTNIREHLSIRDDDILIVRTTRIIPQKRIDRDFHLVHGLNQRFAENNIDRKIYLVISGEPSENRDYYQVLLNLSEELAIKPAIKFIGLLQHRCLSTQKQAYTIEDLYYSCDLVSFLTSWDYDSYGNPIGEAISCQRCYITTDYEYYQEVYGQYGFISPVLNISEQQDNLPDDAFIDEVYNLLINKSLMTEIANHNYDIGKKVLTNNVIDIFDLDFSGETYA; this is encoded by the coding sequence ATGAATACAGACACCGGAGCTATATTTATATCATTCGATGCGGTTGCCGTATCAGGAATTACCGTTGAAGCACTTAAGATAGCTAAGCTTCTCTCTCAGAAAGGACTAAATGCTTACCTTGACCTAGGCTATGATATAAAAATAGACAAAGGGATGATGAATAAGCCATACAGTTGGGAAAAAGAAATTTATGAAAATAATGTGACTCTTGTTCGCCTGGATGATATTCAGAGTATTCCTAATTACACATCCAACTTTATAGAATACTCACACCGTGTTCTTATCAACCAGAAATCTACTGTTTCCTCAAAAGAAGAAAAAAGAATTTTATGCACTATCGATGAAATTTCTCAACGACTGGCTGAAAAAATCATTCAGCAGTGGGAAAACCTGAATATAGGTTATGTAATCGTCGAGAATGGCACCCTACCGGAAAATATCATTTATACCAAAGCACTATATCAAGCTATTGAAGATTACGGAAAGCGCCACCACCTGGGCATGTTTGCTATCTGGCGCGATCATGACCTCATGTGGAACAGTGAAAAAACCACAATGAAGTATGGTCGCCCACCTTACCCCTACGCAGTCAAGCCAGTTAAATCCCCCCATATCACCTATGTTACGCTCAATAACAATCTGAAAAAAAACCTTGAAATCTGGTGCGATAACGAGATAGAAGTCAACGTTAAAAGAAACACCTATGAGTTCAATGACCAGATAAATTATACAAACATAAGAGAGCACTTATCCATACGTGATGACGATATCCTTATCGTTCGGACAACCCGAATTATTCCGCAGAAACGTATAGATAGAGATTTTCATCTGGTACATGGTCTAAACCAGAGGTTCGCCGAGAACAATATAGATCGTAAAATTTATCTCGTTATTTCTGGAGAACCTAGCGAAAATCGAGATTATTATCAGGTGTTACTCAACTTATCTGAAGAATTAGCGATAAAGCCAGCCATTAAATTTATCGGTTTGCTGCAACACCGATGCCTTTCAACCCAAAAGCAAGCGTACACCATAGAGGATTTATACTACTCCTGCGATTTGGTTTCTTTTCTTACCTCTTGGGATTATGACAGCTATGGCAACCCGATTGGCGAGGCTATTAGCTGCCAGCGCTGTTACATCACTACCGACTACGAATATTATCAAGAGGTTTACGGGCAATACGGTTTTATTTCCCCCGTGCTCAACATATCAGAGCAGCAAGACAATCTACCCGATGATGCATTTATCGATGAGGTCTATAACCTCCTCATTAATAAATCGTTAATGACAGAGATAGCCAACCACAATTATGACATTGGAAAAAAAGTACTCACTAACAATGTCATTGACATTTTTGACTTAGATTTCTCCGGAGAAACATATGCGTAA